Proteins found in one Coffea eugenioides isolate CCC68of chromosome 5, Ceug_1.0, whole genome shotgun sequence genomic segment:
- the LOC113771145 gene encoding organ-specific protein S2-like: MASTLAFIALFSLALFAGFTEARKDPGEYWQGVAARNEQALLEAIEQLIHVASALSNKKKITSDCDTMKKHSVAATNKKSFVKDFEPRPNVSAYGDDAKLKEEKSFMKDFEPRPNVSAYGDNTDKSFVKDFEPRPNVSAYGDNTDKAFAKDFEPRPNVSVYDN; the protein is encoded by the exons ATGGCTTCAACTTTAGCATTCATTGCACTCTTCTCACTGGCCCTG TTTGCCGGCTTCACAGAAGCAAGAAAAGACCCTGGAGAGTACTGGCAAGGGGTTGCCGCTAGAAATGAACAGGCTTTGCTCGAAGCAATTGAGCAGCTTATCCATGTAGCTTCGGCCCTCtccaacaagaagaaaatcaCTAGTGATTGCGACACAATGAAGAAACATTCTGTAGCAGCAACAAACAAGAAGTCCTTCGTTAAAGACTTTGAACCAAGGCCCAACGTATCCGCCTACGGAGATGATGCTAAACTGAAGGAGGAAAAATCTTTCATGAAAGACTTTGAGCCAAGGCCTAATGTTTCTGCCTATGGGGATAACACTGACAAATCTTTCGTGAAGGATTTCGAGCCAAGACCTAATGTTTCTGCCTATGGGGATAATACTGACAAAGCTTTCGCGAAAGACTTTGAGCCAAGGCCTAATGTTTCTGTCTACGACAACTAA